A stretch of Physeter macrocephalus isolate SW-GA chromosome 1, ASM283717v5, whole genome shotgun sequence DNA encodes these proteins:
- the LOC102975500 gene encoding N-alpha-acetyltransferase 38, NatC auxiliary subunit-like codes for MAAAGPTMLLRDENGCCSRRQSSSSAGDSDGEHEDSPATHARQQLKALLNKTMRIRMTDGQTLGGYFLCTNRDCNVILGSAQEFLKPSDSFSGREPRVLGLTMVPGHHIHMVSIEVQRESLAGPPYL; via the coding sequence ATGGCCGCAGCTGGACCAACCATGCTGCTACGAGACGAGAATGGCTGTTGCAGCCGGCGTCAAAGCAGCTCCAGCGCAGGGGACTCAGATGGGGAGCACGAGGACTCGCCAGCTACGCACGCTAGGCAGCAGCTGAAGGCGCTGCTCAACAAGACTATGCGCATTCGCATGACAGATGGGCAGACACTGGGCGGTTACTTCCTCTGCACCAACCGCGACTGCAATGTTATCCTGGGCTCGGCACAGGAGTTCCTCAAGCCATCGGATTCCTTCTCTGGTAGGGAACCCCGTGTGCTGGGCCTGACCATGGTACCTGGACACCACATCCACATGGTTTCTATCGAGGTGCAGAGAGAGAGCCTGGCGGGGCCTCCCTATCTCTGA